In Ananas comosus cultivar F153 linkage group 14, ASM154086v1, whole genome shotgun sequence, the genomic stretch ATAAAATGGTTCAATTTTAGTTCCtggaatttatttaattaactcaAGAAGTTGGAACCCAACAAATGTCCATGATTAATGGGCCTTCTTGGGCTCGCCGAATTATGATAGTGGGCTGGGCCGTACTGAATCAGATCAAAAAGATCcaaaatgaaatataaaataaataaaagggaattattatatttgttattaTGTTGTTGATTTTAGAGATACGAAAATTCCAAAATATCTCCAGtgctctaataataataagatcaCCATTCGAActttaaaaacaacaaaaaatcaACTAAATAATAATACCACCTTAGGAGGAGGTGTTCACTGCAACAAAAGATGATTTTACATCATTCCTGAAATTAATGATGATCTCAAATTACATTGAAGCTCAACTTGGTCcatcacttttttttcctttttcccctttctttttttttttttttttttgagagataggtagcacgctatccgtttcgtttatttcatttagaaataaacttagctagaaatgtgaatcaactaggattcgaacttgggtctcggataccaaccaccaaactttttgccacttgctctagggacggtcggtctttttcctctttctatTTAGTTATTTATCATGTAAGTTCGCGTACAGCTACGTATAAAACAGGAGCAAAGTTGACATTTCTAAATATTCCATTTAAATGATCCATCGAGTAATTACTTTGAATATATTGATTTTACGGGCGCACACATCAGAGGCCATGTGATGTGTCAAAATTTTGGATTGAGTTTTATGCGTAAAACTATTTGTAGTTTTCACATTTGTtcaaactatttatttattgggTTATTACTAATTTTAGGTTTCTTTTTGTAGCCAAATACATCATTTTCCTCGAGCTTTCAAAAGGGAAGCATCTGGTGGTCTAAATCACATCCTTTCCTTCCATATCAATTATCAACACAATTATGTAAGCAGAGAATTTATGAGGGAATAGATTCATTAGTGGTGTAAAAGATTTTGAATGCTTATTATGACTTTGAAAATTCAAAGGGCTTGAAAATCACTCCCAATACATAtaactctttctttttttatgtttaatcCTTATTCGAAAATTTCGCACTTCACAGAAATTCTCTttacataattaattattattattatttttaaatcagTAACCGAGTATTTTACCACTAAGCTACAGGTGTTTTTCGAAACTTTCtttgagattattttttttctttttcagtttaTTGCATGTATGATAGAAaagtattctctctctctcttctatttaaccaaaaaaaataaataaaataaaaggaaagtTTCACAGCTCTCCTATCTTAATTGGCATTAAGAGGAACAATCAAATCTCTTAATAGTCTCAAGTTGAATTTTAAACCCATGCTTTCAATGGAAAGGACTGCATAAAAACAAGGgagaaaagtataaaataagtCCAAAAGAATGTTGTCAACTGGAGCACTGAATAGTTTTAAAATGTCCTAATCACAGTacaatttagaaattaaatgttTTGAAAATTTCGAAAGCCactttattagaatttttttttataaataaatctatcaatttttataattgtaaaaataattttgttaaaaaaataattataaaaataaaactctaaatgcggtgaatgattcaccgtattcataACTTCTCATTAGTAGTAGAAAAAGAGTaaaagcggtaaaccattcaccgcttttaccatcgtagaaatataaaaaaaagtgagaaaaaaaaaatggtgattggttcaccgcttaaaaacggtgaaccattcaccgcttttatagaattatatttataaataaaaatttaacaagtctatttttaaaataaaattttagaaaaagactattgcactaaaaaaacCCACTTTATTACCATCAAATATCCCACTTGGCTTTGTACACGCCTGCACCTCCTCTCCATTTCGctgcaaaaataaattaatgaaagCCCTCGCGTCAATTAATCCTGAGAAAATTCCCAAGTGGGTGTCACGATCCCAACacctttattcttatatattttaaattttatgatttttcgatatcatttatttaataattaagcactgaaaatttagattgctaatacttaattatattgctttagatagtaaaaaaaaatattctctcaaaattttatacaatttagatatttttatattgtggAACGTGCAATTGTTTTATATCGAtaattaaaatagttaatttttaaaacatgTCGATCATTTCGTgagtaatataaaataattacaaaatttgactTTTTGATGTTTGGAATAGTATAGAAAGCCTGACATAACggattgttctttttttttttttttttttttacagaggagataggtagtacgctaccgctttgtttattttatttagaaataaaaaattattgattctaATGTttcatcattgaaaaaaaaaaaagagagtaaaatataaagACCATcatgcttttagaagcattgtaatctctctctctctctctctatatatatggacAGCCCACAATCTGTCCTTTTTTtgcattatattataaaattaatttcatacaaattcttagtgaattataaatatatttttataaaattcaactttcttaTGTTGTCTCTataaagttctaatattttcaaatatattcctctgatTTATTactgttaaaatattattcattttataagtgaaataatatttttgtcatcacatatatgtttcttcaaaaatcccaactgCTAATTGAAGAGAGGTAAAAGGTTAATTCACAAAAGAGGTAAAAGattaattcacctcattaactaactagagttaaatacttaatctatggttaactaaatttttctaacaaattctAACGACAGATATGTTTAAAAACAGTTTTGTAAGGACAACATACGAAAATCGAACTTTAtgggaatatatttataatttattatatttacagggacttgtatgcaattaaccctatatttatatatggaGGTGTATTTGTATGTGAAGAGGCCAAGCAACACCTCTCCACtgtagagagagacagagagagagagatagagagagagagagagagactcgaAGATGGTGGTGTTGAGGTCTCCTACAATTTCTCCTTCTCCATATTGCTTTAATTTGCTGTTCACTCTTTGCCTCTTCCTGTTTGTGGGAAGGGCCACTGCTCAAGCCAAGACAGATCCTTCTGAaggtatatatatgcatgcatactaTAATCTGCCTTATTTATAACGTtgctctcaaaaaaaaaatattagtttgaatctgatttttgagtttgcatCTGATACCTTGGATTCtttgtctttctttttttctttcttttttttttttttgtttggaggAAACAACTATTGTAGATTAAGAAGTACACTCGAATTATATctcccttttgattttgattgatCCCAAATATTTCTAAGATGTCAATGAAGAGGAACTCAAATATTGTATAGTTTAGTTGAAAAAGGAGGATAAGGactagtaattaattaactaaaaaaatattttatccacTCCCCTCCCATCTCTATCCACAGCTCACATGACTTGGTATAAGGCATCTGCTTTCCCATGGCATGGAATTAATTATCATTTTTCCCCCCCACTTGGAAACAATGTATGAAACTTATCAAAATTGTGACACGTTTTGATGctactatcttttttttaatattattattttttgtttttttaagttcTGATTTTACCaaactaatttaatttactttttttgcaTATTTCTTTTAGCTAGCTTACAAAAGCACCCTCTTGTTTTAGGTCGGGTCTCAATTGTTTTCtgcataaaaaattacattaattttatattataaacaaGTCTAAAAATTTAGGATGATTGTCGAATTTGGATGTAAAACTACATGAAAATGAGCATGCTCTGCAGTGCAAGCACTGAATACGATACTCGGGAGATGGGGGAAGGCGGCGTCGGCGGCTTGGAACATCAGCGGCGAGCCGTGCAGTGGCGCCGCCATCGACTCGACCGACTTCAACAACCCGAACTTCAACCCGGCCATCAAGTGTGACTGCTCCTACAACAACATGACTACTTGCCACATCACCCAGCTGTACTCGGCTCTCTCATTGCCTGTTCTGTTAACAATAACTTATGAACTAGTATCACTActtatttgttaaattttcGATGACATATTCGGTaatccaataaaaattatacacctataatcaaaattttatgttagTTTAGATTGTAAAGTTCAAACTTTTAATGGTCGGGGATTCGCAACTTCTAAAGTTCAGCTTGGATTGACTCTCTATATGTATGTTCGTGCAGGAGAGTTTATGCATTAGATGTGGTTGGACCAATTCCAGAGGAGCTTCAGAATCTCACTTATCTATCTAACCTGTAAGATCTGACGAACTTTGTTCAACTGTATAAGTCACTTTTGGTAACAAGATCATAGAGTTAAGCATTGTTATTTGATGATACTTCCGGAAAAGAAAATTTGCTCTACTTTGACTTAATGACGTACTCAAAAGGGGAAAGAAAGATATGCTTACTCAAGTTCTGAAGATCTTTATGGAAACTATTTGTTTTTGGCGTCACATAGTAGGATTAGTACCAAAAGTGTACATCTGAATATCAGGGTCTGAAATTAGCATTTGATGAATAGTGCACTCTCAGTTGCGCACTAAAGTTTAATGGTAGCGCATTATTGGCTCCCATCGTAATACTCACTAGACCAATTTGGAAGCTTTAATGCTATGTACAGATAGTTCTACCCAAAACATTGATCTCATAGGAAAAATTCCACGCATTAGTTGCATTGCACACtatgaaaaatgaaaatgaaaaccGAAAGTTTTATGTAACCTAATGTACCATAAGGAAATTAAAATCTCAATTAAACTGGTGGTCTTATTCTTTGCAGGGACTTGAAACAAAACTACTTGACAGGCCCTTTACCAGCATTCATTGGAAACTTTTCTGCAATGCAGTACCTGTAAGATTTATGATTGCAACTTCAACATCAGTAGTTGTATATGTTTCGGTCTTTtggtgaaaataatttatacgtACAACAATCCATAGGTCTGTAGGAACTAATGCTTTATCTGGGCCTGTCCCAAAGGAGCTCGGAAAGCTTCGGAATCTCCTATCACTGTAAGAgcgcattttttattttctctattgCAAGTTTCTCAACCACGTTTCAAAGGTTTATTTacttgatataatttttatgctttttgcaGGAGTGTtagttcaaataattttagTGGCTCTATTCCTCCAGAGCTTGGGAATTTAACCAATCTGCAGCAACTGTTAAGTTTTaattatcattttaaaattcGAACTCCTCGTCTGAAAGATCATAATTTTATTCTTCTTAGACTTATTAAGCTGTATTTATTACAGATACATNcactcggatatagagattttaattctcagttaattttctgtagtactcgtttgacccttttatctttagaaatttttaatataaaaatataaaaataatttatagtaaaaatttgggtaaactgtattgttaccccctgaacttttgacgagtttcacttaaccccccagattcctaaaatagacatctaacaccctaaactctaatatttcattcgtttcaTCCCTTCCGTTAGTTTCctgttaacggagcttgacggaaaactgacggaaggggtaacatgaacgaaattttagagtttaggaggttagatgtccattttagaagttcgaggggtaaagtgaaacttcgccaaaagttcagtggggtaacaatgcaatttacccggAAAAATTCTATGCAATAGTTGCATTGCACGCTATGAAAAATGAAAGATGAAAACCGAAAGTTTTATGTAACCTGAAGTACCATAAGGAAATTAAAATCTCAATTAAACTGGTGGTCTAATTCTTCGCAGGAACTTGGCACAAAACTACTTGACAGGCCCTTTACCAGCATTCATCGGAAATTTTTCTGCAATGCAATATCTGTAAGATTTATGATTGCAACTTCAACATCAGTAGTCGTATATGTTTCGGTCTTTTGGTGATAATAATTTATTCGTACTGCAATCCATAGGTCTGTAGCAGCTAATGCTTTATCTGGGCCTATCCCAAAGGAGCTCGGAAAGCTTCGGAATCTCCTATCACTGTAAGAGCACACTTTTTATCTTCTCTACTGCAAGTTTCTCAACCACGTTTCGAAGGCTTATTTacttgatataatttttatgctttttgcaGGAGTGTTATTTCTAATCATTTTAACGGCTCTATTCCTCCAGAGCTTGGGAATTTAACCAATCTGCAGCAACTGTTAAGTTTTaattatcattttaaaattcGAACTCCTCGTCTGAAAGATCATAATTTTATTCTTCTTAGACTTATTAAGCTGTATTTATTACAGATACATTAGTAGTTCAGGCCTCAGTGGTGAACTTCCATCGACATTGTCTAATCTGGAAAACTTGCAGACCCTGTAACTACCACTGCAATATGATATTTCTAGTTCCTACAATTCTGCTATTATGTCTCATAGTCCATTTTGTTGTGCCTCTAGATGGGTTTCGGACAACAATTTCACCGGACAAATTCCTGATTTTATTGGGAGCTGGATAGATCTGACTGCCTTGTAAGATTAGTTATTGATTATTTCTTCttggcttcttttcttttttttgtacaGATCAAATACGCAGATTATGCCATGTTTCTGTGTCTTTGCTCCGATAAGACGCTTCTTATAAGCTCGTTTTTCACTATGTTTAAGCTCGTTTTTCACTATGTTTAAGTTTTGGAAGCTCTAGAAGCAAGTATTGTTGTAGCCTTCGGgattattaactaatttaaatcaCAGGAGAATGCAAGGCAATTCTTTCAAAGGTCCAATTCCTTCAAGCCTATCCAATCTTAGTAAATTGACGGACTTGTAAGTGCCTTAAGTGCGTAAGTTTTCTAATGATTTTAATTTGGATATTAAGGCATACTCTTTGTTGAGCTAATTATATTGGGCCTATTTGTTATTTGGGCCTTGCTATTTGGGCTATGTAATTTGGTGATGTCAAAATCTTctctttctatattttcttatcATGTATGTGGGCCCctatttgtaagtttttggaTCATGgttcttttgatccaaaggcccaTATTGTTAGCCTCTTCTCTTAGGGAGCTAAAGTGGGATATtagaatagagagaaaaaatagagagagaagtagagagtgagaaaagaagtgggagaaagagagaaaccctagagttGGTTTTGATCTTGGTTCTATCAAGAAGGAGGTGAGATCTTCCTTGTGAGGTATGGTTTACACCATTTGGATAGAGCTAGAGATTGTTGGAGCTCTCTTTTATATCTTGGAGTTAAGGTGATATTTCTCCCATTTGAATCTCTCTTGTAATCTCCAAATTTATAGTGGAAGCTTCTTTTGCATTGTTCTCCCGTGGATGTAGGCATAGCCGAACcacttaaatccttgtgttCTTGtgatttgatttattttgttattgctCTTGTGCTTGGCTCTCCATTTAATGCTTGTAGAGAGTGGGTTGTGAAATTGCCCACCAAGTGTTTGTGAAATTGCCACCAATATTTTTCACCCTCATTTGACAACACTCTTATAGGATTTATGCGTACAATTGCATAATTTATTGAGTGGCACGTGGTTAAATAAAGGTCTAAATTGTCTTTTGGATGCAGACGTATAGGTGATATAATGAGTGGAAGCTCTTCTTTGGACTTCATCAGTAACATGACATCTTTGACCAACCTGTATAGTTGCGAAACAGTAACCTATTCTTAGATATATATGTACATCTCATCATGTTAGAGTAGATTTGATGTTTGATATGTTATCGCAGGGTACTAAGGAACTGCAAAATATCCGATACTATTCCTTCAAGCTTTGGACAGTTCATAAACCTACTGAAATTGTATGAATTTCTCTCCATTATAGTTGATTTTCACTAGCTATATCAACAGTTTGTACTAAAATAACTTTTACAATTGATTACTACAGGGATCTGAGCTTTAACAATATAACGGGTCAACTTCCTCCGCCCCTCTTCAGTTTGAGTTCGCTCAGCTACTTGTAAGAAAATTCAGATTATTTTTTCAGTTTATATCTTCGTGGTAATCTGTTTTTGTTAAAACCTTTTTAACCTTTTCTTACACGTTGTTTAAGCAGATTTCTTGGAAACAATAGTCTTTCTGGTAGCTTACCAGCTCAGAAAAGCACCTCGCTTCTCAATATGTATGTTTAAATTTTGCCTTCAATTATTATGATATGCTTTAAGTTGTGAGGATGTCCCAGATCACTTTCTGCGGGAAAATGATGATAATCTGTAAATTGCCGTGTACCTCCTTCCTGAACTTATCTTAATAATTTGCAGAGATTTATCGTACAATCAGCTCTCAGGAAGCTTTCCTTCTTGGGTTAGTCAACCGAATCTAAAATTGTAAGCTCAAGGACTAAAAACTTTTCATGTTTGTTCTGACAATTTTCTATTCTTACCTTTAATTCCATCCCTTAATCTGCTAAGGAACTTGGTGGCGAATAACTTTGTGATAGACAGCTCCAACAACAGGTAGTTATTATCACAAATCCAGCACATCTTATGTGAAGAATTTTCATATTATCCTCTCTAATTCAGATTACTGTGTTTACAGCAGTTTACCCTCAGGTTTAAAGTGTCTTCAGCGAAATATACCATGTTTTCTCGGTTCTCCTATCTGTAAGTCATATCTTTTTGTCACACTTATATTATAACTAAAGGAAAGCACTCAAAATCTTAATCTTCACATATAATGTAAAAGGGCTTTTAATAGTCTCTGAGGTAAAGATGGTtttgtatcattttttttaacagGCATTTCGGGAGTATATTGATGGGGATTTGTGTAAAAATGAAGTTTTTAACCGCATATGGAAGTAGATAATTTCGCAGAGCTacatatgttaatatttataacaTAAACTACTTGAATGCAGATTCATCCTTTGGAATAAATTGTGGTGGTAGTAAAGACATTACAGCTTCTGATGGAACCGTC encodes the following:
- the LOC109719976 gene encoding probable LRR receptor-like serine/threonine-protein kinase At1g56130, whose product is MVVLRSPTISPSPYCFNLLFTLCLFLFVGRATAQAKTDPSEVQALNTILGRWGKAASAAWNISGEPCSGAAIDSTDFNNPNFNPAIKCDCSYNNMTTCHITQLRVYALDVVGPIPEELQNLTYLSNLDLKQNYLTGPLPAFIGNFSAMQYLSVGTNALSGPVPKELGKLRNLLSLSVSSNNFSGSIPPELGNLTNLQQLYISSSGLSGELPSTLSNLENLQTLWVSDNNFTGQIPDFIGSWIDLTALRMQGNSFKGPIPSSLSNLSKLTDLRIGDIMSGSSSLDFISNMTSLTNLVLRNCKISDTIPSSFGQFINLLKLDLSFNNITGQLPPPLFSLSSLSYLFLGNNSLSGSLPAQKSTSLLNIDLSYNQLSGSFPSWVSQPNLKLNLVANNFVIDSSNNSSLPSGLKCLQRNIPCFLGSPIYSSFGINCGGSKDITASDGTVYEIDDAALSAASYYVTGSIKWGVSNVGRFADASNARYIIASLSQFQNTLTSELFQTARMSPSSLRYYGIGLQNGNYTVKLQFAEIAFPNPPTWKSVGRRVFDVYIQGDLKAKDLDVRKEAGGTSFKAVVKTFVAPVTNNFLEIHFFWAGKGTCCIPTQGYYGPFISALSVSPYDFTPNVTNELPSTGSKSKTGLVVGLVVGIAVLGLLVIVGIFVLWRRKRRPGMDDDEFLSFVGKPDIFSYAELRSATEDFSPENILGEGGFGAVYMLVTGRPNSDSSLEEEKVYLLDWAWHLYENKHALEMVDPRLTSFNEEEAARVIGVALLCTQASPLQRPPMSTVVAMLAGNVEVSKVTTKPSYLTEFQFKDASRSYFSESSSGPSAQQPSSNQVSAPSGLRTGAYTTVETPLPSQSLMSSIISEGR